In a single window of the Emys orbicularis isolate rEmyOrb1 chromosome 11, rEmyOrb1.hap1, whole genome shotgun sequence genome:
- the RBM44 gene encoding RNA-binding protein 44: protein MTNQEIEPFSCQPMRCGARPGRGYIEQAAARRQEWGVKGSLTGRWRQRGGASWAGQRIAPRPPPPGAKPINKSKLLISRFYSESELEETVFELIASSDNSDTWTMEQRENISDKSKTGVFTEPSYGIDKSDEIDCVDTLFGELAEGVNCSVSGQACSINVSELKFPDESLACFSSSLDAELETYNKIRERISKVYEDKSEAGMLGKVCNNIHFSYKESDDKPKSDVDEDSQLEYHSAEEQDYFGQNTSYMPFAQIKTPRTQNSEVLELVEPLYEVICDGAIGGQNPVSKLGDGSFALDYGAVDEFYNKAAIPDFSKTSQDSISLMDYKGLKCENHEEEQTEDTYHSKLGENSFESDTVVNRERAYQKSLSMSSSENQQKMEAVSFCDVAQSSQMAIKKVFKMKDTNSMLQKHGNTCVLPWERSSVTSTQISSKNADDSISCSCEESFLSAFNSDCHDCSQKTVERKPDFSFALPRIPMKDGHLSCVEVLDKYAGNSTRHQVDFPDSEIKCLTCLNNATSNNKVTVNQSVDASSDFRACFTTSRATSANASVVSKANNTKLTMMNKIKSEEWQSETCRSIACNTDLSCVGGSMEQIASWLAETWENCIYSEIPTTEWNSQIKDPLELKNKLSVRDLRENPDRMLHFSKEIEKNYSSNCCRMLLQRAIKAELQLLRTHYWMCHQHCWKIYRLVMEERECFNRNFKSDISKTELGSSLLSVFEELKARYESMREKLVMGIPLDSLPPLSVESKLLSIFSSYVPSKLVKDDLLYNSSSAAEKSGLEMSKHQESEISASLKRTPPLVTPQMCLTDNRQHKEYPSYKNFEIKYEAQDIERDCRKNQEINEDWFDAKENFTMTDFSVTLLGNEKEQEKLEKVISTTEIKMVKNTKSEPNKHYFIHVGGLSPSVSEVDLRSHFQKYQVLEVSICEFSSNYRYASLSFKKASKAKLAVDEMNGKEIKGKAVNVRLVKTAGENILPAFQKVSRPLHYENQATDNLEENIQVRTTCSVPDSLKAPSTTSTSLKVLSPPSVSSAMPAPTLAFSKVLSSDLKPLRHESGHLLFSVDQQRENPLQIKPVQFSPNPSATFIPPNTLNLSSFTKLMKKLEELHPKASRDNIVDALLKVRTNNKGFLSGLSINVIVEMASSVLKKSASKCEEKVA from the exons GTGCGAAACCAATAAATAAAAGCAAGCTGTTGATTTCAAGATTTTATAGTGAAAGTGAATTGGAGGAAACTGTGTTTGAGCTGATTGCTTCTAGTGACAACTCTGATACTTGGACCATGGAACAAAGAGAAAACATCAGTGATAAGAGTAAAACAGGAGTCTTCACTGAGCCATCCTATGGTATAGACAAGTCTGATGAAATTGACTGTGTTGATACTCTGTTCGGTGAACTTGCAGAGGGCGTCAACTGCTCTGTTTCAGGCCAGGCATGTTCCATAAATGTCTCAGAATTAAAGTTTCCAGATGAAAGCTTAGCTTGTTTCAGTTCATCACTAGATGCAGAACTTGAAACTTACAATAAAATAAGAGAGAGGATTTCCAAAGTGTATGAAGACAAAAGTGAAGCTGGTATGTTGGGAAAGGTCTGCAACAATATACATTTCAGTTACAAGGAGAGTGACGACAAACCCAAGAGTGATGTAGATGAAGACTCACAACTAGAGTATCACAGTGCTGAAGAGCAAGATTATTTTGGTCAAAATACCTCATATATGCCTTTTGCGCAAATTAAAACTCCAAGGACACAAAATTCAGAAGTTTTGGAGTTGGTAGAGCCACTTTATGAAGTTATATGTGATGGAGCCATAGGTGGGCAAAATCCTGTTAGCAAATTAGGTGATGGTTCTTTTGCCTTGGATTATGGTGCTGTTGATGAGTTTTATAATAAAGCAGCTATACCAGACTTCTCAAAAACATCTCAGGACTCCATATCACTGATGGATTACAAAGGCCTGAAATGTGAAAATCATGAAGAGGAACAAACTGAAGATACATATCATAGTAAACTTGGTGAAAATTCATTTGAAAGTGATACTGTTGTGAATAGAGAAAGGGCTTATCAAAAATCACTCTCCATGAGCAGTTCAGAAAATCAACAAAAGATGGAGGCTGTTTCTTTTTGTGATGTTGCACAGTCATCACAAATGgctataaaaaaagtgtttaaaatgaaagataCTAACAGCATGTTGCAGAAGCATGGAAATACTTGTGTATTACCATGGGAAAGATCTTCTGTGACATCCACACAGATTTCTAGCAAAAATGCAGACGATTCAATTTCTTGTAGTTGTGAAGAATCATTTTTGTCTGCATTTAATTCTGATTGTCATGATTGCAGCCAGAAGACTGTTGAAAGgaaaccagatttttcttttgCACTCCCCAGAATTCCAATGAAAGATGGTCATTTGTCTTGTGTGGAAGTTCTAGATAAGTATGCTGGTAATAGTACCAGACATCAAGTAGATTTTCCTGACTCAGAAATCAAGTGCCTCACATGCTTGAATAATGCTACAAGTAATAATAAAGTTACAGTTAACCAGAGTGTTGATGCAAGTTCTGATTTTAGGGCTTGTTTCACTACAAGCAGAGCTACTAGTGCTAATGCTTCTGTGGTATCTAAAGCAAACAACACAAAGTTAACAATGATGAACAAAATCAAGTCTGAAGAATGGCAGAGTGAGACCTGTAGAAGTATTGCCTGCAATACAGATTTGTCATGTGTAGGTGGCAGTATGGAGCAGATTGCCTCATGGCTTGCTGAGACATGGGAAAATTGTATCTACAGTGAAATCCCAACAACTGAATGGAATTCACAAATTAAG GATCCTTTGGAGTTGAAAAATAAGTTGAGTGTCAGAGATTTAAGAGAAAATCCTGACAG gatGTTGCATTTTAGCAAAGAAATTGAGAAGAATTATTCATCAAACTGTTGTAGGATGTTGCTGCAGAGAGCTATAAAAGCAGAATTGCAGCTTCTAAGAACTCACTATTGGATGTGTCATCAGCACTGCTGGAAGATTTACAGACTTGTTATGGAAGAAAGAGAATGTTTTAACAG gAATTTTAAAAGTGACATTTCCAAGACTGAACTAGGGTCATCTTTGTTGTCTGTTTTTGAAGAACTGAAGGCTAGGTATGAAAGCATGAGAGAAAAATTAGTCATGGGTATACCATTGGATTCACTGCCCCCATTATCAGTAGAGTCAAAATTGCTCTCGATCTTTTCTTCTTATGTTCCTTCAAAG TTAGTGAAAGATGACCTTCTGTATAA TTCTAGTTCTGCGGCAGAAAAATCAGgcttggaaatgtcaaaacatcaAGAGAGTGAAATTTCCGCCAGCCTGAAAAGAACACCACCTTTA GTCACTCCTCAAATGTGTTTAACTGACAACAGGCAGCATAAGGAATATCCTTCCTACAAGAACTTTGAAATAAAGTATGAGGCTCAAGATATAGAAAGGG ACTGCAGAAAAAATCAAGAAATAAATGAAGACTGGTTTGATGCTAAAGAGAACTTTACAATGACTGATTTTTCAGTAACACTTCTAGGGaatgaaaaagaacaagaaaagctAGAGAAGGTCATTAGTACAACAG AAATAAAGATGGTGAAGAATACAAAAAGTGAGCCAAATAAGCATTATTTTATTCATGTTGGTGGCTTAAGTCCTTCAGTATCAGAG GTTGATCTAAGGTCCCATTTCCAGAAGTATCAGGTTTTGGAGGTTTCAATATGTGAGTTTTCTAGTAACTACAG GTATGCATCTCTGAGTTTTAAAAAAGCTAGTAAAGCAAAATTGGCTGTGGACGAAATGAATgggaaagaaataaaaggaaaagcaGTAAATGTTCGTCTTGTAAAAACTGCAGGAGAAAATATACTTCCAGCTTTTCAAAAAGTTTCCAGACCACTTCACTATGAAAACCAAGCCACTGATAATTTGGAAGAAAATATTCAAGTCAGAACTACCTGCTCTGTCCCGGACTCTTTGAAAGCGCCTTCCACCACCTCAACCTCTTTGAAAGTGCTTTCCCCTCCCTCAGTTTCTTCAGCAATGCCTGCCCCTACCCTGgccttttcaaaagtgctcagctctGATTTAAAACCACTTAGACATGAATCAGGACACCTTTTATTCTCAGTTGATCAACAG AGAGAGAATCCTCTGCAGATAAAACCTGTTCAGTTCTCTCCTAATCCATCTGCTACCTTTATACCTCCTAACACATTGAACTTGAGCAGCTTTACCAAATTGATGAAGAAACTAGAAGAACTGCATCCCAAGGCTAGTAG AGATAATATTGTGGATGCTTTGCTGAAGGTCAGAACAAATAATAAAGGTTTCCTAAGTGGCTTGTCTATTAATGTTATTGTGGAAATGGCTTCCTCTGTTCTGAAGAAATCTGCATCCAAATGTGAGGAAAAAGTAGCATAA